A genomic window from Micromonospora ferruginea includes:
- a CDS encoding acyl-CoA dehydrogenase family protein, with product MSTHEVVNQVPPLVGHDTADDPALLDGLAREGAGWAAAGLHELGRLAGGEAATEHGRLANEHPPVLRTHDRHGHRVDEVEFHPSWHELMRTAVGHGLHAAPWADDRPGAHVARAAGFYVWRPDAGHGCPISMTYAAVPALRHSPELAARYEPLLTSTEYDFGLRPPTGKRGLLAGMSMTEKQGGSDVRANTTTATPHADGSYRLLGHKWFTSAPMCDLFLTLAQAPGGLTCFLVPRVLPDGARNPMRLMRLKDKLGNRSNASAEIEYEHAVAWRVGDEGRGVRTIIDMVNLTRLDCVIGAAAGMRQGVTTAVHHTTHRRAFGRYLADQPLMRNVLADLAVESEAATVLMTRLAGATDRSARGDDGETAFKRLALAVGKYWVCKRWPGHAAEALECLGGNGYVEESGMPRLFRESPLNSIWEGSGNVAALDVLRALTREPQVLAAYEAEVAAAAGADRRLDDAVRRVRDELADHTALELRARRVVERLALVLQGALLVRHGHPAVADAFCASRLGGDHGQAYGTLPGGVDLAAIIDRATPKVG from the coding sequence GTGAGCACACACGAGGTCGTCAACCAGGTTCCCCCGCTGGTCGGGCACGACACCGCCGACGATCCGGCGCTGCTCGACGGCCTGGCCCGCGAGGGCGCCGGCTGGGCCGCCGCCGGGCTGCACGAGCTGGGCCGGCTGGCCGGCGGTGAGGCGGCGACCGAGCACGGCCGGCTGGCCAACGAGCACCCGCCGGTGCTGCGCACCCACGACCGCCACGGCCACCGCGTCGACGAGGTGGAGTTCCACCCGTCCTGGCACGAGCTGATGCGTACCGCGGTCGGGCACGGCCTGCACGCCGCGCCGTGGGCCGACGACCGGCCCGGCGCGCACGTCGCCCGCGCCGCCGGCTTCTACGTCTGGCGGCCCGACGCCGGGCACGGCTGCCCGATCTCGATGACCTACGCGGCGGTGCCGGCGCTGCGGCACAGTCCCGAACTGGCCGCGCGCTACGAACCGCTGCTCACCAGCACCGAGTACGACTTCGGGCTGCGCCCGCCCACCGGTAAGCGCGGCCTGCTGGCCGGCATGTCGATGACCGAGAAGCAGGGCGGCTCGGACGTGCGCGCCAACACCACCACCGCCACGCCGCACGCCGACGGCAGCTACCGCCTGCTCGGGCACAAGTGGTTCACCTCCGCGCCGATGTGCGACCTGTTCCTCACGCTCGCCCAGGCGCCCGGCGGGCTCACCTGCTTCCTGGTCCCCCGCGTGCTGCCCGACGGCGCCCGCAACCCGATGCGGCTGATGCGGCTGAAGGACAAGCTCGGCAACCGCTCCAATGCCTCCGCCGAGATCGAGTACGAGCACGCGGTGGCGTGGCGGGTCGGCGACGAGGGCCGGGGCGTGCGCACCATCATCGACATGGTCAACCTGACCCGGCTGGACTGCGTGATCGGCGCGGCGGCCGGCATGCGTCAGGGCGTCACCACGGCCGTGCACCACACCACCCACCGGCGGGCCTTCGGCCGCTACCTGGCCGACCAGCCGCTGATGCGCAACGTCCTAGCCGACCTGGCGGTCGAGTCCGAGGCGGCCACCGTGCTGATGACGCGGCTGGCCGGCGCGACCGACCGCTCGGCGCGCGGCGACGACGGGGAGACCGCGTTCAAGCGGCTCGCCCTCGCGGTCGGCAAGTACTGGGTGTGCAAGCGCTGGCCGGGGCACGCCGCCGAGGCCCTGGAGTGCCTGGGCGGCAACGGCTACGTCGAGGAATCAGGCATGCCCCGGCTGTTCCGCGAGTCGCCGCTCAACTCGATCTGGGAGGGCTCCGGCAACGTCGCCGCGCTGGACGTGCTGCGCGCGCTCACCCGCGAGCCGCAGGTGCTGGCCGCGTACGAGGCGGAGGTGGCCGCCGCGGCCGGCGCGGACCGGCGTCTCGACGACGCGGTCCGGCGGGTGCGCGACGAACTGGCCGACCACACCGCCCTGGAGTTGCGGGCCCGGCGCGTGGTGGAGCGGCTCGCGCTGGTGCTGCAGGGCGCGCTGCTGGTCCGCCACGGCCACCCGGCCGTCGCCGACGCGTTCTGCGCGTCCCGCCTCGGCGGCGACCACGGCCAGGCGTACGGGACGCTGCCCGGCGGGGTCGACCTGGCCGCGATCATCGACCGGGCCACCCCGAAGGTCGGCTGA